From the genome of Candidatus Aminicenantes bacterium:
GAAGTGATCGATCCTTGCGCAGTGTTCCCTAACCTTGAACGTGATGTTCTTTTTCACCTTTTTTTTTGAAGCCTTTCAGCAGGATCAGGGCGGTGATGAAACCGATGAGGCAAATCAACTGCGGGACGCTCAGGCTGGCCAAGGGGTTTTCCATGCCGCCGAATACATAGCCGCGGTCGGAATCGCCGCGGAAATACTCGACCGTGAAACGGATCAGGGAATAATTCAGGATATACAGCGCGAAAATCTGCCCCTGAAAAGTTCTTTTTTTATAAGCGAAATAAAGGATCACGAAATTAGTGAAATTGAGCAAGGCCTCGAAGAGCTGGGTGGGATATAGGGGGATATGCAATGGCACCCCGGTTAAAAAATTGGCTTTGGTGCTGCTGAAAGTGACGGCCAGGGGAAAATGCCCGGCTTCGCGGCCCCAGCAGCAGCCGGCGGCGAAACAGCCCAGGCGGCCCAGGAAATGGCCCAAGGCTATAGACGGGCCGGCGATGTCGCCTAATTGACGATAGCTGAGATGGTGGCGGCGGATGAACCAGACGGCAAATACTGCGCCGAAGATCAGGCCGCCGTAAAAAGCGCCGCCCGAAGTCAATAAGTATTTGATTTCGGCCGGATATTTCAGGTAATAGTCGAAGTTGCTGACCAGCAGCCACAGCTTGGCCCCCAGCAGGCTTAAGATCAGGATATAAAAGATAAAATCAGCGAAAATATTCAAGTCAATATTTTCTTTTTTAGCTTTGCTGAAAGCCAGC
Proteins encoded in this window:
- the lgt gene encoding prolipoprotein diacylglyceryl transferase, coding for MHPILIKLGPLTIASYGFLFAFGVLLAILLAFSKAKKENIDLNIFADFIFYILILSLLGAKLWLLVSNFDYYLKYPAEIKYLLTSGGAFYGGLIFGAVFAVWFIRRHHLSYRQLGDIAGPSIALGHFLGRLGCFAAGCCWGREAGHFPLAVTFSSTKANFLTGVPLHIPLYPTQLFEALLNFTNFVILYFAYKKRTFQGQIFALYILNYSLIRFTVEYFRGDSDRGYVFGGMENPLASLSVPQLICLIGFITALILLKGFKKKGEKEHHVQG